TGGCGATATATCCATAAAGATAAAGATGGCAACGACTATGCATTTCATGGCGTGACTCATGAGGTCACAGCCCCTGAGAGAATTATCGGCACATTTGAGTTTGAAGGGCTTCCTGAAAAAGGGCATGTCGTCCTCGAAACGGCGAGATTTGAAGTATTGCCCGGTGACAGGACAAAGCTAACGTCTCATTCTGTCTTCCAGTCTGTTGCTGACCGTGATGGTATGCTTCAGTCTGGCATGGAAAGGGGGGTCAATGATTCGTATGATCGTCTTGACGAGCTTTTGGAAAAAATGGAAAAGGAGAAAGCGTAATGATTCTAAGTCGCCTCGCCGAGTACTTGGCGAGAATCTGAATTTTTGGAAAAATATATGAGAAAAGTAATTGTATCAATGATGGTCTCACTTGACGGCTTCTTTGCAGGACCAAGTGGAGAAATAGATTGGCATATCGTGGATGAAGAATTTAACCAATATGCCATCGATCTACTAAATACGGTCGACACTATTTTATTCGGACGAGTGACTTATCAACTTTTTGAAAGTTATTGGCCTGCCGCGGCTACGAACCTGTCAACTTC
This window of the Candidatus Methanoperedens sp. genome carries:
- a CDS encoding SRPBCC family protein, with the protein product MTKNNQTKITAIPGKQEIFITREFDAPRELVFKAFTDPKLYIQWLGPWELVMTLEKFEPRNGGMWRYIHKDKDGNDYAFHGVTHEVTAPERIIGTFEFEGLPEKGHVVLETARFEVLPGDRTKLTSHSVFQSVADRDGMLQSGMERGVNDSYDRLDELLEKMEKEKA